A single genomic interval of Saccharomyces eubayanus strain FM1318 chromosome IV, whole genome shotgun sequence harbors:
- the KTR3 gene encoding mannosyltransferase KTR3, giving the protein MSAHHKKKLMPKSALLIRKYQRGIRASFVGLILVLSILFLMSGSNSPEALITQGTSMSQVAKKDYLMPFTDKSQGVIHPLDDGKKEKAVMVTLARNSDLWNLVKSIRHVEDRFNHRYHYDWVFLNDERFSDEFKRVTTALVSGKTKYGLIPKEHWSVPSWIDTKKFEEKRHEMGKSDIPYGDSVPYRHMCRFQSGFIWRHPLLDDYEWFWRVDTDITLFCDIQYDIFKFLKQNNKKYGFILSVSEYEGTIPTLWETVKTFVKKNPKFLNKNNLMKFISNDDGETYNMCHYWTNFEIGSLDFFRSDAYTKYFDYLDESGGFFYERWGDAPVHSIAASLFLDKSEIHFFDGLGFHHPDFMSCPVEQDIRLQNKCTCEPGKDVTWYPSYFCTRKYFSAGNYKLPPGI; this is encoded by the coding sequence ATGTCTGCGCACCACAAGAAGAAGCTTATGCCCAAGTCGGCATTGCTGATTAGAAAGTACCAAAGGGGGATCAGAGCATCCTTCGTCGGGTTAATCCTGGTGTTGTCCATTTTGTTCCTGATGAGTGGCTCGAACTCCCCAGAGGCGCTAATAACTCAGGGCACTAGCATGAGCCAAGTGGCCAAGAAGGACTACTTGATGCCGTTTACTGACAAGTCACAAGGTGTTATCCATCCTCTGGACGACggcaaaaaggaaaaggccGTGATGGTCACATTAGCCAGAAACTCTGACTTATGGAATTTGGTAAAGTCCATCAGACATGTTGAAGATAGATTTAACCACAGGTATCATTACGATTGGGTGTTCTTAAATGACGAGCGATTCAGCGATGAGTTTAAGCGCGTGACCACTGCGCTGGTTTCTGGTAAAACCAAGTATGGGCTGATTCCAAAAGAGCACTGGTCCGTTCCATCTTGGATCGAcaccaaaaaatttgaagagaagAGACACGAAATGGGTAAGTCGGATATTCCGTACGGTGATTCTGTGCCTTACCGACACATGTGTCGTTTCCAATCTGGATTCATATGGAGACACCCATTGCTAGATGATTACGAATGGTTTTGGAGAGTAGACACCGATATCACATTATTCTGTGACATTCAGTACGATATattcaagtttttgaaacaaaacaacaagaaatatGGGTTCATTCTTTCCGTAAGCGAATACGAAGGTACAATTCCAACATTATGGGAAACAGTAAAGACgtttgttaaaaaaaacccaaaattcttgaacaagaacaacctCATGAAATTCATCTCcaatgatgatggtgaGACATACAACATGTGCCATTATTGGACCAACTTCGAAATCGGCTCTTTAGACTTCTTCAGATCGGATGCGTACACTAAATATTTCGATTACTTGGACGAGTCAGGAGGATTCTTCTACGAAAGATGGGGCGATGCCCCAGTGCATTCTATCGCTGcctctttgtttttagaCAAATCAGAGatccatttctttgacGGTCTTGGATTCCACCATCCAGATTTCATGTCTTGTCCCGTCGAACAGGATATTAGACTACAAAACAAGTGTACTTGTGAACCAGGCAAAGACGTTACCTGGTACCCTAGCTACTTCTGCACTAGAAAGTACTTTTCGGCAGGGAATTACAAGCTTCCCCCCGGAATCTGA
- the FTH1 gene encoding Fth1p has protein sequence MTFENYFSFQIFFIFLRESLEIVVIISILLTIVKQGLSVDDDSSVDGSSSTALPSPSTNVNADSTTAFLQHGHTNASVEGTSATTQSDDNVTKPLNVEEEEEIYDYPNELREQDREPNEHIADNVKLYQKLKIQILAGGAFGLLLCMLIGGAFVSIFYHIGTDLWTLSEHYYEGVLSLVASVIISVMGLFFLRMGKLREKFRVKLASIIYSKDNNLLGSNATKSVKFSEKYSFFILPFITTLREGLEAVVFIGGIGIDQPLTSIPLSMLLATAISTVFGIFFFQYSSSLSLKICLVVATCFLYLIAAGLFSKGVWQLELQDYVNKCNGQDMSEVGNGPGSYDISRSVWHVNCCNGEKDGGWMIFTAIFGWTNSATVGSVISYNVYWLVLIGALKLLMIEEKYGYIPYIPVNWQKKRIMKRLNIAKASLALKQNAFEPNSSTSDPDSQRKSRDSSVPLILESHGSTN, from the coding sequence AtgacttttgaaaactatTTCTCGTTCCAGatattttttatcttcttaAGGGAATCCTTGGAAATCGTCGTTATCATATCGATTTTATTGACCATTGTCAAGCAAGGTCTGTCTGTTGATGACGACAGCTCGGTTGATGGAAGCTCTTCGACGGCGCTCCCAAGTCCTAGTACAAATGTGAACGCAGACTCGACCACTGCATTTTTACAGCATGGACACACAAACGCTAGTGTCGAAGGGACTTCTGCCACAACTCAAAGCGACGATAATGTCACGAAGCCACTTAAcgtggaagaagaagaggaaatttACGACTATCCCAATGAGTTAAGAGAGCAAGACCGGGAGCCCAACGAACATATTGCTGATAACGTGAAATTATATCAGAAATTAAAGATCCAGATCCTTGCGGGTGGTGCGTTTGGTTTGTTGCTCTGTATGCTAATCGGTGGTGCATTTGTTAGTATATTCTATCACATAGGTACGGACTTGTGGACCTTGAGTGAACATTATTATGAAGGTGTCTTGAGTCTTGTCGCATCTGTTATTATCTCTGTTATGGGGCTGTTCTTCTTAAGAATGGGGAAGTTGAGAGAGAAATTCAGAGTGAAACTGGCCTCTATCATTTACTCAAAGGACAATAACCTTTTGGGGAGCAACGCTACAAAGAGCGTCAAATTCAGTGAAAAGTAttcctttttcatattACCATTTATCACGACTTTGAGAGAAGGCTTGGAAGCTGTTGTGTTCATCGGAGGTATCGGTATTGATCAACCGTTAACGTCAATCCCTCTATCCATGTTGCTCGCCACAGCTATCAGTACTGTTTTcggtatttttttcttccagtACTCGAGCTCTCTTTCACTAAAGATATGTCTGGTTGTCGCCACATGCTTCCTTTATTTGATAGCAGCTGGTTTATTTTCTAAAGGTGTTTGGCAGCTTGAATTGCAAGACTATGTTAACAAATGTAACGGTCAAGACATGAGTGAAGTGGGAAATGGACCTGGTTCGTACGATATATCCCGTTCCGTTTGGCATGTCAATTGTTGTAATGGTGAAAAGGATGGAGGTTGGATGATTTTCACCGCTATTTTTGGTTGGACCAACAGTGCTACCGTTGGCTCTGTAATCAGCTATAATGTTTACTGGTTAGTATTAATAGGCGCCTTGAAGCTGCTAAtgatagaagaaaaatacgGCTACATTCCTTACATTCCTGTCAACTGGCAAAAGAAACGTATTATGAAAAGACTAAACATAGCAAAGGCCTCGCTAGCTTTAAAACAAAATGCTTTTGAACCAAACTCAAGTACGTCAGATCCAGACAGTCAAAGGAAGTCCAGAGATAGTTCAGTGCCCTTAATACTTGAGAGTCATGGCTCAACTAACTGA